The DNA sequence cttcccctcaTTCTAGGACACTTTGCTGAGCCGTGGGAGGCTTAGGCAAATATTTAAGGGGGCAGTTAGAGGGGCGAGGAGGATGGCGGGAGcaaacatttccttccttctcctcctcacaaAGCGTCTCAGGAGCTCTCACCTCAGATGCCATGCTCTTTCACAACCTTGAGACTGaggccctccagctggtgagGGGATCCTTGGGGGACAGGGGAGGTGgccaaggctggagagaagggGGCCAGCTCATGATCAAAGGGAAGGGCAAGTGCTAGGGAGCCTGGAGCCTAGGCTAGGGAGCTGGGTGACATTGCAAAGACCAGCAGAGTTGGCTCTCTGCATCTCTAGGTTTGGCCTTCACCAACTCAGGGGTAGATGGAGCTGAGTGGGCACCgtggcacatgcccataatcTTGCCCTCAGGAAGCTAAGCCAAGAGGATTGCCgccagttccaggccaacctgggtagAAAATgaggctgtctcaaaataaaaacaagggactggagagatggcccttgcagaggatcagagttcaattccccacaCCCAAGTCAGACAGTTTACAACGGTGTATGACTCcacctccagggaatctgactctTCCTATGTCCTCCACAGGCTTGGATGCATGTGCTGCACAGATACGCATCTAAGCAAAACGTAAATCTCAAGAACAATTTCTTTggaaagatttaaatttttttttttgtatttttaattttgatactgtatgtatgtttctaaggctgaccatttggcactggaaaACAAATTGGTGTGACCTTTCCTGGGGAAGGCCATCTCTCTGACCCCCCagctttcctcagcctcctgtagttctttgtgtaggatttaGCCCTGGTGGGCTTTCCCCATCCAGTTTGGTACATTTGTTGATGTCCCCCTTGTTCAACTCTGGTGTTACTAGGAAACAGAGTCTCCCTGCAAATTCCCTGATCCTGATTCTCTGGCACTCacaatctttctgttccctcttctgcaatggtccCTGGGCCTTTTGTGTGTCGTGTTCTGCAGATGTATCCCTTGGGGCcaggctccacagctctgcattttgattggtgctagttttctgtagtggtccctctctgttgcaaagagaagttttcttgatgaggggcgatgactacacttatctgtgagtataaagaAATGTTTACAggttgttgttagggattatgctggtttcaTAAGTTAGTGGTTATAGATTCTCCTCCAGTCACCATGACTTCACTAACACTGAGTAGTTAGCGACatttccagtaccaggtatgGATTCTCTCTTGTTGAGGGGGTTTGAAGtcaaattagagagctgttggttgctCAAAGGCAATTTTAAAGAACACATGAgattatgcatatgtatgtaacttttatagtttattttgtgTAAGGGACTTGCACACCTGTAGACTTGGCGTGATCATGAGGAGTCCTGGAAACAATCTGGATGATACAAAGGGAAGCTGTGTAGGAGAACAAGAGTGTCAGGACAATACAAGGAAGTACTGAGCCCTGGCTTACACATTCATAAAAGCTGAGAGGTGCAAAGACTTCTCGAGATCACCTGGCCGGCAACTAAAAGGGAATTGAGAGAGCTAGAGAGAAGGGTCAGTGGTTACAGGCattggctactctttcagagcaTTTAGGTctgatacccagcacccacatggaagctcacaacagtctgtaactccagttccagtggatccgatgtccttttctggtctccaagggcaccaggctgCAGgcggtgcacagacacacaggcaggtaaagcactcatacacatcaaatcAAATCAATACATCTTTAAAAGGGAACTGAAGGCATGTAGCTAAGGCCCAATTGAAGGGGTAACACCAATCCTAAGTCACTGGTAGATGTGAGTCAGTACCCAAGCCACAGGAGAGAATTTGGGGGAAGAGAGAaggcgggagaggggagaagcaGGGGGTCATGAAAGTGGATGGGATTTGGTTAAATCACACTGGAcacatttagaaaatataaaaaggaggTCAGAAGGGTAGACAGAGTAGTAGAAGGGCAAAGATAGCTGACTGGGACCACACTCAGCCCCGTGCAAGGTCATCTTGGCTTAAGAAAGtgccaggggctggggatgtagttcagtggtaaaaAGCTTCCCAAGCATGTTCATGACCCTaagttcgatcctcagctctggaagGCAAAGAGTAAGGCCTAGATAAGTCATCAGTGTTCAACTTACAGACAAGTCCAGAGCAAAGAGTGAAACAGGACTCATCACCCATGAGTAAGAGTTTCCCAGCAGTGGGGACAGAATAAGGAAAGTGGCTGGAGCAAATCTGAGGTTAGGGACAGTCCATGTGGGAGGCTGGGTGAAGAGGAATCCGACCCTGTCTAAGAAACCACACTGAAAGACCCCCAGCTGCTGTCCCAGGCCCTGTTTCCCCAGTAGacacctctccacccccaccagtAATCACCACTTTCTCAGTCCCTGAATGGAACTCATGCCTGAGCCTGGGGAGATTATCTGGTGGAAAGGATGGCCAGATTCTTGGCTACCGCAGGAAAGGTTTGGCCTGTCAAAAGAAGAGAAGCCACAGGGCTGCAGGGGCAGGTGCCAGCAAGAGAGGCAGACATGCCAGAAAGACACCCACGGTGAGAGAAGCAGGTGGCCTGAGGGTGAGTTTGCTCACCTCACCCAGGTTTGCTCTTGTCGGGGCCAAGAGGATTCATGTGCCTAGGCCAAGGGCCCTTGGGGGCTCTTGCAGCTGGCTTATCAGGGCCTAGGCTCTAAAAGCCAGGAACAAACAAGCTTCAAAGCCAAGGACTTGGCTGGCAGACAGGAGAGCCGGTCCTTCACCTCGTCCCCTCTCTCTGATGATATATATAAGACACTGGCCACACTAGATAGACGAGAAGACGAGAGAGCCTACAAAATGGATGTGGGTAGCAAAGAGGTCTTGATGGAGAGTCCCCCGGTGAGTGTcattttgtatgattttttttttgtttgtttggttttgtgttgtgtgtacaAGTGTACTGGACTTGCCGCTCTATCCTCCATAggcctcttttcttcttctagaCTCATAGATTCAGTTTAGGACTGGGCTGTTAGGATGAAGACACTATGATCATTAAGAGTCCCTGGCAGCctggcggcagtggtgcacgcctttaatcccagtactcaggaggcagagccaggagaatctctgtaagtttgaggccagcctggtctacagagcaagttccaggaaaggatccaaaagctacacagagaaaccctgtctcaaaaaacaaacaaaacaaacaaaaaaacaaaacaaaacaaaacagaagtccctggcagaggcaggcatggcagccatgaattcCTGTATAAAGGGACTGAGAGCCATAGGGTCAATAGAAAGGCCTGTGAAGAACATTGATAGAATCACCAGGTAGTTAGGAGGTCATAGGAAGCGCCACAGAGAAAATGGCATGTGAGGCTGGGCTGCACAGATCAGTGGGTAGAATGCCTTTCAAGcatagggacctgagttcagtccccaggaccacataaaccaggcatgggggTGCACACAATTTGGGAGTGTAAGCAAGAGAATCATTCAGGGTCATCTTTAGATATGTATGTATGGAGTTGGAAGCCGGCCTGGGCCATAGatatggtctttaaaaaaaaaaaaaggagaaggatgCTTCCGCAGAAAGGAGTGCTTGCTACCAGCTGTGATAGCTTGAGTTTaatctctggaactcacatgatggaaggggaGATGTTGTCtctgagttacacacacacacacacacacacacacacacacacgtgcaaataaatgtaaaaaatatgaaGATGACACATGAACTGGACTAGGAAGAATATACAGGCGCTCacaaggcagaggaggaaggcaTGGAAGGAACAGGAGTCTACACAAAGGTGTGGGGATGGAGCTACCTGGATGCTTGGAGGGAACAAAAAACACTGGCTAGGTCTGAGGTGCCAGGAGCCTTGGGGAAACAGAAGATAAGATTGCTAACTGGCTCTCTTGGATCCTTCCAAATCTAGATTTTGCTTCTAACTTTCCAAGTATCTATGGTACTAACGATACCATTGTTCTAACAAATCCTATTTGTTAGAATCCAACCACCTTCCCCAAAGCCTTCTCTGATCTCCCCAGTCCTTCTCTGCATATTCATAGCCTAAAGGGGTATGAGAGGGTGTCTGGTTTGTGTAGGGAGAGGAATGGGCATCCTCTCAACTGCCTACTTCTCCCTCTGATTCCTCCACTTTCTCAGGATTACTCAGCAGGTCCCAGGAGCCAGTTCCGCATCCCATGCTGCCCCGTGCACCTCAAACGCCTTCTcatcgtggtggtggtggtggtccttGTTGTCGTGGTGATCGTAGGGGCCCTGCTCATGGGCCTCCACATGAGTCAGAAACATACCGAGATGGTGAGCAGGCCTGGGTTGGGCAAACAGTAGCTACGAGGTATGTCGGACAGAAGGGCTGGGTAAGATGGGCAGACAGATGGACAGCTgctagagaggaagggaagggagtggGCAAACAAGAGCATATCTTGAGTGATACAAGCAGAGATGGGGTAGCAGTCCTGTATAGATGGTTTCCCTCCAGGTCCTGGCCTACAGTGTGAGACACCAGTCCCTACAACACCTGTTCTGTTTAGCCTTCTTGGGATCTCAGGAATTTGAATAGAGGACTCTGGGTAGATATGGGTACCAAAAGgctgagagaagaaagaggaatgcCAGGCAGCACTCTGACACCCTCTCCCTAGGTTCTTGAGATGAGCATTGGAGCACCGGACACTCAGAAACGCCTAGCCCTGAGTGAGCACATGGACACCATCGCTACCTTCTCCGTCGGTTCCACTGGGATTGTTGTGTATGACTACCAGCGGGTGAGTAGGCCTGAGGCACCGATAGAACTGCCCAGTTGTACCACCTCTTTCCAGAGGTCTCTCCCCATTCCGTGCCTGGCTGCCTCCCCTCGGATGCTTGAATCGCTGACTCATATGTGTCTCCCACGGCCACTCTAAAGGGAATTAGTGGAGAATCAGGGTTGGGGAGTGAGCAAGGAAAGGGACTTTCCTGAATGACCTCCAGTGTTGCATGCCTAGCTCCTGACTGCCTATAAGCCAGCTCCGGGAACCCACTGCTACATCATGAAGATGGCTCCAGACAGCATCCCTAGTCTTGAGGCTTTTACTAGAAAATTCCAGAATTTCCAGGTGGGTGTGTGCGTGAAGGGAGTGAGCTGTCTTCCTCCAAGAGCTGGGGAGAGGAATATTTGAGATGATGGCTAGTGCCATCTGTATGGTATTGACTCCCCTGGGCCAGATGTGTTCTGTCTACACTCACCTGTGTTACACCGTCCCCAGCTGTTGGCTGGCCTGCTGCTAAGTTGTTGACTTTGGCTGAGCTCAGACACCACCTGTGGGCTTCTGATTCCAGCCCAGTCCCTCTGTATTGGTGAGGAAACTGAGCCCCAGAGAATTTGCCTGGCCAAGGGTCCCACGATAAGGATTGCAGGTGAGATTGAACGTAGGTGCTCTTTCCAGGCCAAGCCCTCAGCATCCACCTCTAAGCTGGGCCAGGAGGAAGCACATGATACCGGTTCCGAGTCTTCTGGGAGAGACCTGGCTTTCCTAGGCCTTGCTGTGAGCACCTTGTGTGGAGAGCTACCACTATACTATATCTAGGACCCCTCAGGTGAGCAACGGTACCTTTCAGGGTGCCTGAGCAACACTGGGAGGGCTTGGAATGCCTGCTTTGTCAACGGACCTACTAGGGACCTCTTGAAGTCGGTGGTCTCGGGAGCTCAGAGGATGGAAGACTCACAGACACAGCCCACCTTGGAATCAAGCGGGCGGCTCCTTGGTATCCCTCCTTCACATGATAAACATCAGTTCTTTGCTCCACAGGGTCGGCGGAAACCGCATCGGGACAGGAAAGACCTGCAGCAAAAGGTCTt is a window from the Peromyscus eremicus chromosome 9, PerEre_H2_v1, whole genome shotgun sequence genome containing:
- the Sftpc gene encoding pulmonary surfactant-associated protein C; this translates as MDVGSKEVLMESPPDYSAGPRSQFRIPCCPVHLKRLLIVVVVVVLVVVVIVGALLMGLHMSQKHTEMVLEMSIGAPDTQKRLALSEHMDTIATFSVGSTGIVVYDYQRLLTAYKPAPGTHCYIMKMAPDSIPSLEAFTRKFQNFQAKPSASTSKLGQEEAHDTGSESSGRDLAFLGLAVSTLCGELPLYYI